TTTATTTTTTAGGCTTTTCAGTGGAGTCCAGGCATACATTATTTGCATGTCGTACTGTTAATCTCCAGTGGCCATTTTGATACATCCAAATATTTGTATAACGACGGTTTAATGTATTTCCTTCATTAGGTGCGCCTTTGGCCGGAACAACAGTTTCATTTCCCATAACTACAACCATATCCTTGAAGAAAAGGAATGTTTCTGGGAAACGTTCAAAAGAAGTATATCTTATAACTCCTTTGTTAATCAGATCC
This portion of the Bacteroidales bacterium genome encodes:
- a CDS encoding nuclear transport factor 2 family protein, whose amino-acid sequence is EIKKLDMAHASAIFKGDAAALDSLMDDDVTVNHPTNRIVKEKKELLDLINKGVIRYTSFERFPETFLFFKDMVVVMGNETVVPAKGAPNEGNTLNRRYTNIWMYQNGHWRLTVRHANNVCLDSTEKPKK